A single window of Nocardioides baekrokdamisoli DNA harbors:
- a CDS encoding NAD kinase: MTRRVLILTHTGRDKARAVAEHCAKALSAAGLAVCVPAEDAAELALPEGVEVRVGDLTVGCELALVIGGDGTILRAAEVVHGSETLLLGINLGHVGFLAEAEHGDLARVIDAIVDRTYTAEERLTLEVRVTEGGVETFRTFALNEASIEKGMSGRMVEVVIEIDGRPLSRFGCDGVVFSTPTGSTAYNFSAGGPIVWPQVEALLMVPVSAHALFARPMVVSPTSNLAVEVLNRPGSDDVGAVLWCDGRRSHALPPGARIEITRGGESVRLARLAEAPFTDRLVAKFELPVDGWRGAGRDA; the protein is encoded by the coding sequence GTGACGCGTCGAGTACTGATCCTCACGCACACCGGACGCGACAAGGCGCGTGCGGTGGCGGAGCACTGCGCCAAAGCGCTCTCTGCGGCAGGCCTCGCGGTCTGCGTGCCCGCGGAGGATGCTGCTGAGCTCGCTCTCCCCGAGGGCGTTGAGGTACGCGTCGGCGACCTGACGGTCGGGTGCGAGTTGGCCCTGGTCATCGGCGGCGATGGCACGATCCTGCGAGCCGCCGAGGTGGTGCACGGTTCCGAGACCTTGCTGTTGGGGATCAACCTCGGGCACGTCGGTTTCCTGGCCGAGGCCGAGCACGGAGACCTTGCGCGAGTCATCGATGCGATCGTCGACCGCACGTACACCGCGGAGGAGCGGCTCACGCTCGAGGTGCGTGTGACCGAGGGTGGCGTTGAGACGTTCCGGACGTTCGCCCTCAATGAGGCGAGCATCGAAAAGGGCATGAGCGGTCGCATGGTCGAGGTCGTCATCGAGATCGACGGCCGGCCTCTGTCGCGGTTCGGATGTGATGGTGTCGTCTTCTCCACCCCAACGGGTTCGACCGCCTACAACTTCAGCGCCGGCGGACCGATCGTATGGCCCCAGGTCGAGGCGCTTCTGATGGTGCCCGTGAGCGCACATGCGTTGTTCGCGCGACCGATGGTGGTCTCTCCGACATCGAATCTCGCTGTGGAAGTCCTCAACCGCCCGGGTTCTGACGACGTCGGCGCGGTGCTCTGGTGTGACGGTCGACGCTCGCATGCGCTGCCCCCGGGGGCGAGGATCGAGATCACCCGGGGAGGGGAGAGCGTACGACTGGCGCGCCTGGCCGAGGCGCCGTTCACCGATCGTCTGGTGGCGAAGTTCGAGCTCCCGGTCGACGGTTGGCGTGGCGCCGGGCGGGACGCGTGA
- a CDS encoding TlyA family RNA methyltransferase produces MPPRRLRLDAELVRRQLARSREHASELIASGRVKVSGVVATKPATGVTTDVAIVVVEGADGPDYVSRGAHKLVGALDAFTPLGLAVAGRRCLDAGASTGGFTDVLLRRGAREVVAVDVGYGQLAWRIQLDERVIVHDRTNIRELSLDLIGAPVDLIVGDLSFISLTLVLDALMAVAAPDADMALMVKPQFEVGKDRVGKGGVVRDPALRAETVLGVAYAAGARGWGVRAVTTSPLPGPSGNVEFFLWLRRGDSLIGDDAITDAVIAQVGLADPVGGE; encoded by the coding sequence GTGCCGCCACGCCGCCTCCGGCTTGATGCCGAACTCGTACGTCGCCAGCTTGCTCGTTCACGTGAGCATGCCAGCGAACTGATCGCCTCCGGACGCGTCAAGGTCAGCGGCGTGGTGGCAACCAAGCCCGCGACAGGTGTGACGACTGACGTCGCGATCGTCGTAGTCGAGGGTGCCGACGGCCCGGACTACGTCTCCAGGGGCGCTCACAAACTCGTCGGCGCGCTTGACGCCTTCACGCCGTTGGGGCTTGCGGTCGCAGGCCGCCGTTGCCTGGACGCTGGTGCGTCGACCGGTGGCTTCACGGATGTGCTGCTGCGTCGGGGAGCACGCGAGGTCGTGGCCGTGGACGTGGGCTACGGGCAGTTGGCGTGGCGGATCCAGCTGGACGAGCGCGTGATCGTGCACGACCGGACCAACATCCGGGAACTGTCTCTCGACCTCATCGGTGCTCCTGTCGACCTGATCGTCGGCGACCTCTCGTTCATCTCGCTGACGTTGGTGCTCGATGCCTTGATGGCCGTCGCCGCCCCGGACGCAGACATGGCCCTGATGGTGAAGCCGCAGTTCGAGGTCGGGAAGGACCGCGTCGGCAAGGGCGGTGTGGTTCGTGATCCTGCCCTGCGCGCGGAGACGGTGCTCGGTGTCGCGTATGCGGCTGGCGCGCGTGGGTGGGGCGTACGCGCGGTGACGACGAGCCCGCTTCCGGGGCCTTCCGGGAACGTCGAATTCTTCCTGTGGCTCAGGCGTGGCGACTCGCTGATCGGTGACGACGCCATTACGGACGCGGTCATCGCTCAGGTGGGTCTGGCTGATCCTGTCGGTGGTGAGTGA
- a CDS encoding HAD-IIA family hydrolase yields MTGRVLADAYDVVLLDLDGVVYVGGQAVPYAVDTLRLARAAGVRLGFITNNASRTPEQIAKHLTELGVPADPDEVVTSAQAVATMISERYPAGTHVAVLGADGLREALRARELVPVAVGHDAAAIVSGYGPDVPWSDIMRAATRIRDGLPWFAANTDSTIPAAFGEAPGHGAQVELLSRFSGVVPPVAGKPAVPLFEEARRRITGETVLMVGDRLDTDVLGAHRAGIDSLLVLTGVTTREDLAHSRPGELPTYVADDLRGLLQPASSLAAG; encoded by the coding sequence GTGACGGGGCGTGTTCTGGCAGACGCGTACGACGTGGTGCTGTTGGATCTTGACGGGGTCGTCTATGTCGGCGGGCAGGCGGTCCCGTACGCCGTCGACACTCTGCGGCTGGCGCGTGCGGCTGGGGTCCGGTTGGGCTTCATCACGAACAATGCGTCGCGCACGCCCGAGCAGATTGCGAAGCACCTGACGGAGTTGGGCGTGCCGGCCGACCCGGACGAGGTCGTCACCTCCGCGCAGGCGGTGGCGACCATGATCTCCGAGCGCTACCCGGCAGGGACCCATGTCGCCGTTCTCGGGGCGGACGGGCTGCGAGAGGCCCTGCGGGCGCGCGAACTCGTCCCCGTTGCGGTCGGTCACGACGCCGCGGCGATCGTCAGCGGCTATGGCCCGGACGTGCCGTGGAGCGACATCATGCGTGCGGCGACCCGAATCCGCGACGGGCTCCCGTGGTTCGCGGCGAATACTGACAGCACCATCCCGGCCGCCTTCGGCGAGGCACCGGGCCATGGTGCCCAGGTGGAGCTGCTCAGTCGGTTCTCCGGAGTCGTACCTCCGGTGGCCGGGAAGCCTGCTGTCCCGCTGTTTGAGGAGGCACGTCGGCGGATCACGGGGGAGACGGTACTGATGGTCGGCGACCGGCTCGACACCGATGTGCTGGGTGCACACCGGGCTGGCATCGATTCCTTGTTGGTCCTCACCGGGGTGACCACCCGCGAGGACCTCGCGCATTCACGTCCGGGCGAGCTGCCGACGTACGTCGCGGACGACCTCCGCGGACTGTTGCAACCGGCTTCCAGCCTCGCCGCCGGGTAA
- a CDS encoding DUF1015 family protein has protein sequence MARPYRAVTQRMRRWRERGDLWRDDQPALYLHEYTDGGVTIRGFVGALDISHRAAGPEDAAIYPHEGIHPRQSDELAARMTEMKLQPAPILLLQRYPDDVRDVAEALMQTAPLRTFTDRGGQRHRVWALRDAALIHVMQDRWASTSAVIADGHHRYAAYVRTQASRPGTAHDGGLAMLIDQESTPLYPGPIHRVLRGTTLEDLRQAARALKLTQRALDGEHALAELAPERILATDGTSWSAFDVPTTISAVETLHRVIIPTLPRGPQQIYFRSSVDATLRDVRADRDVAIILPQLSISDIWAVVRRGDLLPEKATSFQPKPSPGVLLRSLKD, from the coding sequence ATGGCGCGCCCGTACCGGGCAGTGACGCAACGAATGCGCCGCTGGCGTGAGCGGGGCGATCTCTGGCGCGATGACCAACCAGCCCTCTACCTCCACGAATACACAGACGGCGGCGTCACCATCCGTGGCTTCGTCGGCGCGCTCGACATCTCGCACCGCGCAGCCGGGCCCGAGGACGCCGCGATCTACCCACACGAAGGCATCCATCCCCGCCAGTCGGACGAACTCGCGGCTCGGATGACCGAGATGAAGCTGCAGCCGGCGCCGATCCTGCTCCTGCAGCGCTACCCCGATGACGTACGGGACGTGGCCGAGGCACTGATGCAGACGGCACCGCTGCGTACGTTCACCGACCGTGGCGGCCAGCGACACCGGGTGTGGGCTCTTCGCGACGCGGCCCTCATCCACGTCATGCAGGACCGCTGGGCATCGACCTCGGCAGTCATCGCCGACGGTCACCACCGCTATGCGGCCTACGTACGCACGCAGGCAAGCCGTCCCGGCACGGCACACGACGGCGGCCTCGCGATGCTGATCGACCAGGAGTCGACGCCGCTGTACCCCGGACCGATCCACCGCGTCCTCCGGGGAACGACGCTCGAGGACCTGCGACAAGCCGCACGAGCCCTCAAGCTGACGCAACGGGCGCTCGATGGGGAACACGCCCTGGCCGAGCTCGCCCCGGAACGAATCCTCGCCACAGACGGCACATCGTGGTCGGCCTTCGATGTGCCGACGACCATTTCGGCAGTCGAAACCCTGCATCGGGTGATCATTCCGACCCTGCCGCGAGGCCCCCAGCAGATCTACTTCCGGAGTTCGGTCGACGCCACGTTGCGCGACGTACGCGCAGATCGCGACGTCGCCATCATCCTGCCGCAGTTGAGCATCAGCGACATCTGGGCTGTCGTACGCCGGGGCGACCTGTTGCCCGAGAAGGCAACGTCGTTCCAGCCCAAACCGAGCCCCGGAGTCCTGCTACGAAGTTTGAAAGACTGA